GCCTGCGCCTCCACCCACCGGCCGCCGATGAAATGCTTCAGCACCTTCACCTCGGTGACGTTTGCCATGGGATCTCCTCTCCTTTCCCAAGATGCCTTTCACGCCAGCACGACGAGTTTCCCTGACGGGGCTAGGCTACTGGGCCGTATACCCGCCGTCGACCACCACAGCCTGGCCGGTTACCCCACTCGCCTTGTCGCTGCAGAGAAACAGGGCGTAGTCGGCCACCTCCTGGGGGGTAAGCAGCCGTTTCTGCGGAATCAGGGGGTACAGCACCGTTTCCATGACGCGCTCGACAGGCACCCCTCGCGCGCGGGCCAGATCGGCCAGCTGGTTGCGCACCAGCGGCGTGTCGACGTAGCCGGGACACAAGGCATTGACGGTGATCCCGTATGCGGCCCCCTCCAAGGCCGCGACCTTGGTCAGGCCGATGACGCCGTGCTTGGCGCTGTTGTAGGCCGCCTTGCCGGCAAAGCCGACGAGGCCGTTGATCGAGGCGATGTTCAGGATGCGCCCATAGCGCTGCCGCTTCATGACCGGAAAGGCGCGCTTGATGGCCAGAAAGGGCGCCACCAGCATCACCTCCACCAGCCGCCGAAACGCCTCCGTGGGGAACGCGTCGATCGGCGCCACGTGCTGAAGCCCGGCGCTGTTGATGAGCACGTCCAGACGCCCGAACCGTTCCACCGCGCGGTCGATGCATGCGTTCAGCGCCGTCTCGTCGGTTACGTCGCAGGCCAGGCCCAGCACCTCCCTGCCGCTGGCCGCCAGTTCCCGCGCCACTTGGGTCACGACCTCCTCTCGTTGGTCCAACAGGACGCATCGCCCTCCCTCGGCGACAAAGGCCTCGGCCATGGCCCGGCCGATGCCGCTGGCCGCGCCCGCAATCAGCACCACCTTGTCCCGCATCAGGCCCGCCATCCCTCTCGCACCTCCCTTTCCGTTTCGTTTGGATGCACATCCAACCCGCTCTGATTACGGAATAGTGCAAAAACAATGCCAACTTGAGTCGGCTGCCGAGGGCCAGCAGATGCCGCACCACCCCCCTATCCGGTGTCGGCTATCCCCGACACGTGTCGGAAAAATGTCGGAATCAACCGACAAACCAAACCCTCACCGGATCCGTTCGCCCACAAAAAAAGAGCCCGTCGGAGGGCCGTCGGGAACCTCGATTTGTCATGTTGCCCGTTTGGCTGGCGGAGCTGCGGACGGGAGCAAGCCGTATTTCCGCAGCTTCTCGTACAACGTGGAGCGGTGAATGCCGAGGAGCCGCGCCGCCTTCGCCTTGTTTCCCCCTGCTTGGGACAAGGCTGCCAGAATGCGCTCGCGTTCCCGCTCTTCCGCCGCCCGCTTCACTTCCCGCACAAGGGACAGCTCCTCCTGTGCCTCTTCCGCGCCCTGGCCGTCCGGCGTTTTCGCCGCCGAACGGATGTGGGGAGGCAGATCCTCCGGACGAATATCCGGACCGTCCACCAGATTGACCAGCGCCTCCACGGTGTTCACGAGTTCGCGCACATTCCCCGGCCAGTGATAGGCCAAGAGAATGGAAACCGCTTCTTTGGTAAACGATTTTGCCGGCAACCGGTAGCGCCGAACGACCCGTTCCAGGTGATGAGAAAGCAGCAACGGGATGTCCGTTCGCCGTTCGCGCAGCGGAGGAAGATGCAAGCGAATGATGTTCAAGCGGTAGTAGAGATCGGCGCGGAACGCCCCCTTCCGCACCATCTCCTCCAGCGAACGGTTGGTGGCGGCGATCACCCGAACCCGCACCGGGCGGCTCGTCACACCGCCCACGCGCTCGACCCGTCGTTCTTCCAACACGCGCAACAGCTTGGCCTGCATGGCCAGCGGCATATCGCCGATTTCGTCAAGAAACAGGGTGCCGCCGTCGGCCAGCTCGATCTTGCCGGGCTTGCCCCCCTTGCGCGCTCCGGTGAAGGCACCCTCTTCGTACCCGAACAGCTCGGCTTCCAGCAAGTTTTCCGGTAT
This sequence is a window from Calditerricola satsumensis. Protein-coding genes within it:
- a CDS encoding sigma-54 interaction domain-containing protein gives rise to the protein MGEKAIAVQGLEQSAVAPETPLSSGHTLSVVLDAAYEGIVVVDAQGIIREINSAYCRFLGVRREEAIGRHVTEVIDNTRMHIVVQTGIPERGCIQRVRGQEVVVHRIPIWEGGRVIGAVGLVVFRSVSELVELLERIQETVRAESNPKAKVPDESAAGAVPAGIREGRDPFAALLGRSEALETVKRLARKAARTPSTVLITGESGTGKELLARAIHAASPFAEGPFVSVNCAAIPENLLEAELFGYEEGAFTGARKGGKPGKIELADGGTLFLDEIGDMPLAMQAKLLRVLEERRVERVGGVTSRPVRVRVIAATNRSLEEMVRKGAFRADLYYRLNIIRLHLPPLRERRTDIPLLLSHHLERVVRRYRLPAKSFTKEAVSILLAYHWPGNVRELVNTVEALVNLVDGPDIRPEDLPPHIRSAAKTPDGQGAEEAQEELSLVREVKRAAEERERERILAALSQAGGNKAKAARLLGIHRSTLYEKLRKYGLLPSAAPPAKRAT
- a CDS encoding 3-hydroxybutyrate dehydrogenase, producing MMRDKVVLIAGAASGIGRAMAEAFVAEGGRCVLLDQREEVVTQVARELAASGREVLGLACDVTDETALNACIDRAVERFGRLDVLINSAGLQHVAPIDAFPTEAFRRLVEVMLVAPFLAIKRAFPVMKRQRYGRILNIASINGLVGFAGKAAYNSAKHGVIGLTKVAALEGAAYGITVNALCPGYVDTPLVRNQLADLARARGVPVERVMETVLYPLIPQKRLLTPQEVADYALFLCSDKASGVTGQAVVVDGGYTAQ